In bacterium, the following are encoded in one genomic region:
- a CDS encoding protease HtpX: MNGLKTAALLGLMTALIMGIGHYFGGQQGMILAFVIAAIMNFVSYWFSDKIVLAMYRAKPVTRAEAPELHAILEELTARANIPVPR; encoded by the coding sequence ATGAACGGATTAAAAACGGCCGCCCTGTTGGGCCTGATGACGGCCCTGATTATGGGAATCGGCCATTATTTTGGCGGCCAGCAAGGAATGATCCTGGCCTTTGTGATAGCTGCGATCATGAATTTTGTTTCTTACTGGTTCTCCGACAAAATCGTGCTAGCGATGTACCGGGCAAAACCCGTGACTCGCGCAGAAGCGCCGGAATTGCACGCTATCCTGGAAGAGCTGACGGCAAGAGCAAATATCCCTGTGCCGCG